The following are encoded together in the Desulfococcus multivorans genome:
- a CDS encoding tRNA dihydrouridine synthase codes for MSPTLYLAPLRGFTNAVYRNVFSRFFDGFDLAVAPFIPTTESRRVRDCHIRDVLPENNRHMPVVPQLIGNVPGDFLRMAERLSGLGYSAFNWNLGCPFPMVAKKCRGSGMLPHPDRIDDFLEKVMPKIPGELSVKARLGRYSREEIFRLIPVFNRYPLKEVILHPRTGVQMYGGRPDLDTFGICLEALRHPVVYNGDIRRPADFTALSGQFPEVERWMIGRGALTNPFLPGVIKTGQDAFSDRIDRFRRFHDALFDAYREVFSGPAHLVERMKGFWVYFSESFEDSPRFLKQIRKLRSPERYMERTARFFESEAVWRDAPFTAFK; via the coding sequence ATGTCCCCGACCCTCTATCTCGCGCCCCTCCGGGGGTTTACCAACGCGGTCTACCGCAACGTCTTCTCGCGTTTTTTCGACGGCTTCGACCTGGCGGTGGCGCCGTTCATTCCCACCACCGAAAGCCGGCGCGTCCGGGACTGCCATATCCGGGACGTACTGCCGGAAAACAACCGGCACATGCCCGTCGTGCCCCAGCTCATCGGCAACGTCCCTGGGGATTTTCTCCGCATGGCGGAGCGGTTGTCGGGCCTGGGATATAGCGCCTTCAACTGGAACCTGGGCTGCCCCTTCCCCATGGTGGCCAAGAAATGCCGGGGATCGGGGATGCTGCCCCACCCGGACCGCATCGACGATTTTCTGGAGAAGGTCATGCCGAAGATCCCGGGCGAGCTCTCCGTCAAGGCGCGGCTGGGCCGCTATTCCAGGGAGGAGATCTTCCGGCTGATCCCCGTTTTCAACCGCTACCCCCTGAAGGAGGTGATCCTCCACCCGAGGACCGGCGTCCAGATGTACGGCGGCCGCCCCGACCTCGATACCTTCGGGATCTGCCTCGAAGCGCTCCGTCATCCCGTGGTCTACAACGGGGATATCCGCCGCCCGGCGGACTTCACGGCGCTGTCAGGGCAGTTCCCCGAAGTGGAGCGATGGATGATCGGCCGGGGGGCTTTGACGAATCCTTTTCTGCCGGGCGTCATCAAAACGGGGCAGGATGCCTTTTCCGACAGGATCGACCGTTTCAGACGCTTTCACGACGCGCTCTTCGACGCCTACCGGGAGGTCTTCAGCGGTCCGGCCCATCTCGTGGAGCGGATGAAAGGCTTCTGGGTCTACTTTTCCGAATCCTTCGAGGACAGCCCGCGGTTTCTCAAACAGATCCGCAAGCTCAGGAGCCCGGAGCGCTATATGGAGCGGACGGCACGCTTCTTCGAAAGCGAGGCGGTGTGGCGCGATGCCCCCTTCACTGCCTTCAAATGA
- a CDS encoding replication-associated recombination protein A, with protein sequence MSKESMDLFAYRADAEFQADRPLAERMRPRELSAFIGQEALTGEGSLIRHAIDNDRVFSMILWGPPGCGKTTLAGIITAGTRCHVVRFSAVLSGVKDIRAVIEAAEKQRRFHRKRTVLFVDEIHRFNKSQQDAFLHHVERGLITLIGATTENPSFEVIAPLLSRCRVIPLAPLSDEALAGILHRAVRDAENGLGRLNLTLSPEAAEHLIRIADGDARSVLNNLEIAAHLVTAAGRRNIGVADTEKALQKTAPRYDKSGDEHFNLISAFHKSLRGGDPDGALYWLARMLAGGEDPLYVGRRMVRFASEDVGIADPYALRTALDAVSAYRFLGSPEGDLALAQAAVYLATAPKSNRVYRAFNTVREVVEQTGTLPVPLHIRNAPTALMKNMGYGKGYRYAHDYKDAYVPQEYLPDPLRGRRFYTPSDRGYEQTVKARLTEWRRRITPAGKGTS encoded by the coding sequence ATGTCCAAGGAATCCATGGACCTTTTCGCCTACCGGGCCGATGCAGAATTCCAGGCCGACCGGCCCCTGGCGGAGCGGATGCGGCCCCGGGAGCTTTCGGCGTTCATCGGGCAGGAAGCGCTGACGGGCGAGGGATCCCTGATCCGCCACGCCATCGACAACGACCGGGTATTCTCCATGATCCTGTGGGGACCGCCGGGATGCGGGAAGACGACCCTTGCGGGCATCATCACCGCCGGGACCCGGTGCCACGTCGTCCGGTTCTCGGCGGTGCTCTCCGGGGTCAAGGACATCCGGGCCGTCATCGAGGCGGCGGAAAAGCAGCGCCGGTTCCACCGGAAGCGGACCGTGCTCTTCGTCGATGAAATCCACCGGTTCAACAAAAGCCAGCAGGACGCCTTTCTGCACCACGTGGAACGCGGCCTCATCACCCTCATCGGCGCGACCACCGAGAACCCGTCCTTCGAGGTCATCGCCCCTCTCCTCTCCCGATGCCGGGTCATCCCCCTCGCCCCGCTCTCCGACGAAGCCCTGGCCGGCATCCTCCACCGGGCCGTCCGGGACGCGGAAAACGGACTCGGCCGCCTGAATCTGACCCTCAGCCCCGAGGCCGCCGAACACCTCATCCGTATCGCCGACGGAGACGCCCGATCGGTCCTCAACAATCTGGAGATCGCCGCCCACCTGGTCACGGCGGCCGGCAGGCGGAATATCGGGGTCGCCGACACCGAAAAGGCCCTCCAGAAAACCGCCCCGCGATACGACAAGTCCGGCGATGAACATTTCAACCTCATCTCCGCCTTTCACAAAAGCCTGAGGGGCGGCGACCCCGACGGGGCGCTCTACTGGCTCGCCCGGATGCTGGCAGGGGGAGAGGACCCGCTCTATGTGGGGCGCCGCATGGTCCGCTTCGCCTCGGAGGACGTGGGCATTGCCGACCCCTATGCCCTCAGGACGGCCCTCGACGCGGTGTCGGCCTATCGGTTTCTGGGCAGCCCCGAAGGGGACCTGGCCCTGGCCCAGGCCGCGGTCTACCTGGCCACGGCCCCCAAAAGCAACCGCGTCTACAGGGCCTTCAACACGGTCCGCGAGGTTGTCGAACAGACCGGGACCCTGCCGGTGCCCCTCCACATCCGCAACGCGCCGACCGCCTTGATGAAAAACATGGGATACGGCAAGGGCTATCGGTACGCCCACGATTATAAGGATGCCTATGTCCCCCAGGAATACCTGCCCGACCCGCTTCGGGGACGGCGTTTTTACACCCCTTCCGACCGGGGATACGAACAGACCGTCAAGGCGCGCCTCACAGAGTGGCGAAGACGGATCACCCCCGCCGGGAAAGGGACGTCTTGA
- a CDS encoding ABC transporter permease, translating into MDPPRTRKTEGDGHRLVVLPFGKSIEIAYKSLKVRFFRSLITTASLMLAVSFLSFVNVGNDIANGLLSMDDPTHRQALIQSGYDLGETDTRVDESPKQRWLVILSLMVCVVGIVNAQLMAVTERFREIGTMKCLGALDRFVLRLFLLEAAMQGFAGAVVGAAVGALFALLNGLLRFGSPALAALPWPDILTSLGLAATTGCILSLAGVLYPALVAARMAPVEAMRVEQ; encoded by the coding sequence ATGGACCCACCCCGAACCCGGAAAACCGAGGGCGACGGCCACCGGCTGGTGGTGCTCCCCTTCGGCAAATCGATCGAGATCGCCTACAAGAGCCTCAAGGTCCGTTTTTTCAGGTCCCTGATCACGACCGCGAGCCTCATGCTGGCCGTCTCCTTTCTGAGCTTCGTCAACGTGGGCAACGACATCGCCAACGGCCTGCTGTCCATGGACGATCCGACGCACCGCCAGGCCCTGATCCAGTCCGGATACGACCTGGGGGAGACCGACACCCGGGTGGATGAAAGCCCCAAGCAGCGATGGCTGGTCATTCTCAGTCTCATGGTCTGCGTGGTGGGCATCGTCAACGCCCAGCTGATGGCGGTCACCGAACGGTTTCGGGAGATCGGCACCATGAAATGCCTCGGGGCCCTCGATCGCTTCGTGCTGCGCCTGTTTTTACTGGAAGCCGCCATGCAGGGGTTCGCGGGTGCGGTGGTCGGCGCGGCCGTGGGGGCGCTTTTCGCCCTATTGAACGGTCTGCTTCGATTCGGAAGCCCCGCCCTCGCCGCCCTGCCCTGGCCCGACATCCTGACATCCCTTGGCCTCGCCGCGACGACGGGGTGCATCCTCAGCCTGGCGGGGGTCCTCTATCCGGCCCTGGTGGCCGCGAGGATGGCGCCGGTGGAAGCCATGCGGGTCGAGCAGTGA
- a CDS encoding ABC transporter ATP-binding protein — protein MIEIHHIVRVANVTKTFQMGKMALQALKGITLEIAAGDYISIMGPSGSGKSTLFNMIGGLDKPSSGKVFIDEVDIAQLDAYELAWLRCRKIGYIFQTFNLIPVMTALENVTLPMTFAGMNNDAAVDKGIQLLEMVGLGDRFRHKPSELSGGQQQRVAVARSLANDPAIILADEPTGNLDLSTGEEIIALLKRLSEETRVTVISATHDFKMLNVSDQVIWIRDGLVEKIENREDLSISVGRIGEREETP, from the coding sequence ATGATTGAAATCCACCACATCGTCCGGGTCGCCAACGTCACCAAAACCTTCCAGATGGGTAAAATGGCGCTGCAGGCCCTGAAAGGCATCACCCTGGAGATCGCCGCGGGCGACTACATCTCCATCATGGGTCCTTCGGGCTCGGGGAAAAGCACCCTCTTCAACATGATCGGCGGCCTGGACAAACCGTCCAGTGGGAAGGTCTTCATCGACGAGGTCGACATCGCCCAGCTGGACGCCTACGAACTGGCATGGCTCCGCTGCCGCAAGATCGGCTATATCTTCCAGACCTTCAACCTCATCCCGGTCATGACGGCGCTGGAAAACGTCACCCTGCCCATGACCTTCGCCGGGATGAACAACGATGCGGCGGTGGACAAGGGCATCCAGCTCCTCGAAATGGTGGGGCTGGGGGACCGGTTCCGCCACAAGCCCTCGGAGCTCTCGGGAGGCCAGCAGCAACGGGTGGCCGTGGCCCGGTCCCTGGCCAACGATCCGGCCATCATTCTGGCCGACGAGCCCACGGGCAACCTCGATCTGTCCACCGGCGAGGAGATCATCGCCCTCCTGAAGCGCCTGAGCGAAGAGACCCGGGTCACGGTCATATCGGCCACCCACGACTTCAAGATGCTCAACGTATCGGATCAGGTGATCTGGATCCGGGACGGCCTGGTGGAAAAAATCGAGAACCGCGAGGATCTCTCCATATCCGTCGGCCGAATCGGCGAACGGGAGGAGACCCCTTGA
- a CDS encoding FtsX-like permease family protein, with protein MRPLKSIRRRAVILLLAALWTSPALGANPVPPGEADLRKTVDALAAPADRSTGTPGCRQAADYIADAFSAMGVTGVDRFPFSLPIRRHGGSTLTVSGRVADLLPMRTNAVTPEALPPEGITGPLHYVGQGNLSDFNGKKIAGSILLMDLDSGKNWLRAAEFGARALIYVERGTPSRIHFEDKAELSPVLFPRFWMPLDQARDLFGDFESAPGGTVSDRVVLTTSVRWTETEAENVYGIIPGADPDLSEELIIVEAFYDSTADVFTRAPGADEALGAASLIALARHLTAHPPARSVLLAATSGHAQSLAGMREMIWSIRTPTKEIRKEEKRLKSLREECRTMLNILTGFAEGDAGGPALQAALEDRIKTEVDALSRRLMALRMAEKEDQDAAAIKTLAEERMLLRRLGWRSRFTDLPEAERVLLAGIIPPTVRDFERILEDTGNQLHRLAAQKRFRGVVKARDLAAVVSLHLSSHGNGIGAFNYGWLYDIKPQINRIGPYVAVEEILRRAAETGDTGMAAYRDTLRPSALRSWQSYFADRPPLGGEVAALAGYIGLTLATVNDARVLWGTPHDRPSAVDAAYAERQARRVISLIDALAHSPESYSGELPRDGFATVTGRAKRLRHGELFPDQTADKTVVMAFQGSARHYAMTDERGIFRLKGVADKKLMLDKVIIEAYRFDADTGEVVWAVDKNQTGKSAYRLKMQRQNMETDLVMFTARQTTLFNLLEPRNFRYMTKIQIIDGRREALPLRYWYSRIDTRSSTIASVYLEPGSYMKLTLSDSVLSKKMLLLNADEENPQGTGYRIDDWPVVHYTGFRAARDMWALLTPRIRNLEAHGIHDQKIGELMQAGTNALAQAETALKKQRYDRFSEAALTAWALADRVYNQVEKTQKDVLFGVLFYIALFVPFAFCAERLLFAFRNIHKRIIAFLAILLLLIAVIYQVHPAFELAYSPTVVILAFFIMGLSLMVTLIIFFRFEQEMVLLQRRATQMRAEEISRWKAFTAAFFLGVGNLKRRRIRTGLTCVTLIILTFTIMSFTSVKSTRRHTRILFQESVPYPGFLIKTFNWQDLPKEALGTLTNAFHGKATTAPRVFLEDADRTRAIPIPIQYGDRTFEARAMMGLSHREPGVTGLDRILTAGRWFSRDDERAVLLPDRIAQSLGITADPFPENVRVSLWGVPFRVAGVFSSERYEAHPDLDGEILTPVTFPAEISTEMTEVEMDAMESGEDVQSFQSRYHHIPANLTVIVPADFLMARGGALKGLAVRPDNPETIPETARRLSDRFGLPLFTGEPQGTFMHQAGDTLDYSGVPNILIPLVISILIVLNTMIGSVYERKREIAVYTSVGLAPSHVAFLFIAEAMAFAVLSVVLGYLLAQVSAGLFAGTALWSGITVNYSSLAGVASMILVMLVVLISVVYPARMAADIAIPDVNRSWSLPDVNDNKIALSLPFLVKYHEHDSIAGYLAGYFRGHQDVSHGIFSTDEIIVAPAPGNIDLDGRACIQLKARVWLAPFDFGIMQQIQLVFCPSEENEGFLEIHVTMIRETGEANAWKRANKAFINALRKQLLIWRSLDDETRNEYVIFKGRPQDEQVFADFP; from the coding sequence TTGAGGCCCCTCAAGTCGATCCGACGGAGAGCGGTCATCCTCCTCCTGGCGGCGCTCTGGACGAGCCCGGCCCTGGGCGCCAACCCGGTGCCGCCCGGAGAAGCGGACCTCCGCAAGACCGTCGACGCCCTGGCCGCCCCGGCGGATCGAAGCACCGGCACCCCCGGGTGCAGGCAGGCGGCCGATTATATCGCAGATGCCTTTTCGGCCATGGGCGTGACGGGGGTGGACCGGTTCCCCTTTTCCCTGCCCATCCGGCGCCACGGCGGGAGCACCCTTACCGTATCGGGCCGCGTCGCCGATCTGTTGCCCATGCGGACCAACGCCGTCACCCCCGAGGCCCTCCCTCCGGAGGGCATCACGGGTCCCCTCCATTACGTGGGACAGGGAAACCTGTCGGACTTCAACGGCAAAAAGATCGCAGGCAGCATCCTGCTCATGGACCTGGATTCCGGCAAAAACTGGCTCCGGGCCGCTGAATTCGGCGCCAGAGCACTGATCTACGTCGAGCGCGGCACCCCATCCCGAATCCACTTCGAAGACAAGGCGGAGCTTTCCCCCGTTCTCTTTCCCCGCTTCTGGATGCCCCTGGACCAGGCCCGGGATCTCTTCGGCGACTTCGAATCGGCGCCGGGAGGCACCGTGTCGGACCGGGTCGTCCTGACCACCAGCGTTCGATGGACGGAGACGGAGGCCGAGAACGTCTACGGCATCATCCCGGGAGCCGACCCCGATCTCTCGGAGGAGCTGATCATCGTGGAGGCCTTCTACGACAGCACCGCCGACGTCTTCACCCGGGCTCCGGGGGCGGACGAGGCCCTCGGTGCGGCGTCGCTCATCGCCCTGGCCCGCCATCTCACGGCCCATCCGCCGGCCCGGTCGGTGCTCCTGGCCGCCACCAGCGGCCATGCCCAGAGCCTCGCCGGCATGCGGGAGATGATCTGGAGCATCCGAACCCCCACCAAGGAAATCCGTAAGGAGGAAAAACGGCTGAAAAGCCTCCGCGAGGAATGCCGGACGATGCTGAACATCCTCACGGGATTTGCCGAGGGCGATGCCGGGGGGCCGGCGCTTCAGGCAGCCCTGGAAGACCGGATCAAGACCGAGGTGGACGCCCTCTCCCGAAGATTGATGGCGCTGCGCATGGCTGAGAAGGAAGACCAGGATGCCGCGGCCATTAAAACCTTGGCCGAAGAACGGATGCTGCTCCGCCGTCTGGGGTGGCGATCCCGGTTCACGGACCTGCCGGAAGCGGAGCGGGTCCTGTTGGCCGGAATCATCCCGCCGACCGTCCGGGATTTCGAGCGCATCCTCGAGGACACCGGGAACCAGCTTCACCGCCTTGCCGCCCAGAAGCGCTTCCGGGGCGTCGTCAAGGCGCGGGACCTGGCCGCGGTCGTCTCCCTCCACCTGTCGAGCCACGGCAACGGCATCGGCGCCTTCAACTATGGATGGCTCTACGACATCAAACCCCAGATCAACCGTATCGGCCCTTATGTCGCCGTCGAAGAGATTCTCCGTCGAGCCGCCGAAACCGGGGACACCGGGATGGCGGCCTACCGGGACACCCTGCGACCGAGCGCCCTCCGGTCGTGGCAGAGCTATTTCGCGGACCGTCCCCCCCTGGGCGGCGAGGTCGCCGCCCTGGCGGGGTATATCGGGCTGACACTGGCCACCGTCAACGACGCCCGGGTGTTGTGGGGAACGCCCCACGACCGCCCGTCGGCCGTCGATGCGGCCTACGCCGAACGCCAGGCCCGACGGGTCATCAGCCTCATCGACGCCCTGGCCCATTCGCCGGAATCCTACAGCGGGGAGCTGCCCCGCGACGGATTCGCCACCGTGACGGGCCGGGCCAAGCGCCTCCGCCACGGCGAGCTCTTTCCCGATCAGACGGCCGACAAGACGGTGGTCATGGCGTTTCAGGGCAGCGCCCGCCATTACGCCATGACCGACGAGAGGGGCATATTCCGACTCAAGGGCGTCGCCGACAAGAAGCTGATGCTGGACAAGGTCATTATCGAGGCCTACCGCTTCGATGCCGATACCGGAGAGGTCGTCTGGGCCGTAGACAAGAATCAGACGGGGAAGTCGGCCTACCGGCTCAAGATGCAGCGGCAGAACATGGAGACGGACCTGGTCATGTTCACCGCCCGGCAAACCACCCTCTTCAACCTGCTGGAGCCCCGGAACTTCCGGTACATGACCAAGATCCAGATCATCGACGGCAGGCGGGAAGCCCTCCCCCTCCGGTACTGGTACAGCCGGATCGATACCCGCTCCTCGACCATCGCATCGGTCTATCTGGAACCCGGCAGCTACATGAAGCTGACCCTCTCGGATTCGGTCCTGAGCAAAAAGATGCTCCTGCTGAATGCCGACGAGGAGAACCCCCAGGGCACGGGATATCGCATCGACGACTGGCCCGTTGTTCACTATACCGGTTTCAGGGCCGCACGGGACATGTGGGCGCTCCTCACCCCCCGCATCCGGAATCTCGAGGCCCACGGCATCCACGACCAGAAGATCGGCGAGCTGATGCAGGCGGGAACCAATGCACTGGCGCAGGCCGAAACCGCGCTGAAAAAGCAACGGTACGACCGCTTCAGCGAAGCGGCTCTGACCGCATGGGCTCTGGCGGACCGGGTGTACAACCAGGTGGAGAAGACCCAGAAAGACGTCCTTTTCGGGGTACTGTTCTACATTGCCCTCTTCGTTCCGTTCGCCTTCTGTGCCGAACGTCTGCTGTTCGCCTTCCGCAACATCCACAAGCGGATCATCGCCTTTCTGGCGATCCTGCTGCTGCTCATCGCCGTCATCTATCAGGTCCATCCGGCCTTTGAGCTGGCCTACAGCCCCACGGTGGTCATCCTGGCCTTTTTCATCATGGGGCTTTCTCTCATGGTGACGCTCATCATCTTCTTCCGGTTCGAGCAGGAAATGGTCCTGCTGCAGCGGCGGGCCACACAGATGCGGGCCGAAGAGATCAGCCGGTGGAAGGCGTTCACGGCGGCATTTTTCCTTGGGGTGGGCAACCTGAAACGACGCCGCATCCGGACCGGGCTCACCTGCGTCACCCTCATCATCCTGACCTTCACCATCATGAGCTTCACGTCGGTCAAGTCGACCCGCCGCCACACCCGGATCCTTTTCCAGGAGAGCGTCCCCTACCCGGGGTTTCTGATCAAAACCTTCAACTGGCAGGATCTTCCCAAGGAAGCTCTGGGCACGTTGACAAACGCCTTTCACGGCAAGGCGACGACGGCGCCTCGCGTCTTCCTGGAGGATGCGGACAGGACCCGCGCCATTCCCATCCCCATCCAATACGGGGACAGGACCTTCGAAGCGCGGGCCATGATGGGGCTTTCCCATCGCGAGCCCGGGGTCACGGGCCTGGATCGGATTCTTACCGCCGGACGATGGTTTTCCCGGGACGACGAGCGGGCCGTTCTCCTGCCCGACCGGATCGCCCAATCCCTCGGCATTACGGCCGACCCTTTTCCCGAAAACGTCCGGGTCTCCCTGTGGGGGGTCCCTTTTCGCGTTGCGGGCGTTTTTTCGTCGGAACGATACGAGGCACACCCCGATCTGGACGGGGAGATCCTGACTCCGGTCACCTTTCCCGCCGAAATCTCTACGGAAATGACCGAGGTGGAGATGGACGCCATGGAGTCCGGCGAGGATGTTCAATCCTTCCAGAGCCGATATCATCACATCCCGGCCAACCTCACGGTGATCGTGCCGGCGGACTTTCTAATGGCCAGGGGCGGCGCCCTCAAGGGGCTTGCCGTGCGCCCCGACAACCCGGAGACCATTCCGGAGACGGCCCGTCGGCTCTCGGACCGCTTCGGCCTGCCCCTCTTCACCGGGGAGCCCCAGGGGACCTTCATGCATCAAGCCGGCGACACCCTCGACTACAGCGGGGTCCCCAACATCCTGATCCCCCTTGTCATCTCCATTCTTATCGTCCTCAACACCATGATCGGCAGCGTCTACGAACGAAAACGGGAGATCGCCGTCTACACCTCGGTGGGTCTGGCGCCGTCCCACGTCGCCTTCCTCTTCATCGCGGAAGCCATGGCCTTCGCCGTTCTGAGCGTCGTTCTGGGCTACCTCCTGGCCCAGGTGTCGGCCGGACTCTTCGCCGGCACAGCCCTCTGGTCCGGCATCACCGTCAACTATTCCTCCCTGGCGGGGGTCGCCTCCATGATCCTGGTGATGCTGGTGGTCCTCATCTCCGTGGTTTATCCCGCCCGCATGGCGGCCGATATCGCCATACCCGACGTCAACCGCTCCTGGTCCCTGCCCGACGTCAACGACAACAAGATCGCGCTCAGCCTCCCCTTTCTCGTAAAATACCATGAGCACGACAGCATTGCGGGGTATCTGGCCGGCTATTTCAGGGGGCATCAGGATGTCTCCCACGGCATCTTCTCCACCGACGAAATCATCGTCGCGCCGGCGCCTGGGAACATCGATCTGGACGGCCGCGCGTGCATTCAGCTCAAGGCCCGGGTCTGGCTGGCGCCCTTCGATTTCGGGATCATGCAGCAGATCCAGCTCGTCTTCTGCCCTTCCGAGGAAAACGAGGGGTTTCTGGAAATTCACGTGACGATGATCCGTGAAACCGGGGAGGCCAACGCCTGGAAGCGGGCCAACAAGGCCTTCATCAACGCCCTTCGCAAACAGCTCCTGATCTGGCGCTCCCTGGACGACGAGACACGGAATGAATACGTGATTTTCAAAGGCCGACCCCAGGACGAACAAGTTTTTGCAGATTTCCCTTGA
- a CDS encoding peptidylprolyl isomerase, producing the protein MNVSKRVMTVVMAGLLLMPAATVFAESGPQKTAAPAVKADEKPRNPVAAVVNGKEISRDALNRELTLVTHRLAGQGQNIDKDQLEKIEGNVLNNMIDRELLYQDALKNGIKPDDKAVDTQMDTMKSNFPGDAEYRQALEMMKTTEADLRTNIAQSMVIQQLIESRIAPGIEITDAQSKSFYDTNPQFFKKPEQIKASHILIKADASAGEADKAAARKKIEEIQDKLKKGEKFDALAKQYSEDPSSAQGGDLGYFSRGQMVKPFEETAFAMKKGDVSDIVVTQFGYHLIQVMDKKPESTTAYDEAKPRIGEHLKREKMIEAINVYIEKLKADAKIEILP; encoded by the coding sequence ATGAACGTATCCAAAAGAGTGATGACGGTAGTCATGGCGGGGCTGCTATTGATGCCCGCAGCAACCGTTTTTGCCGAAAGCGGACCCCAAAAGACGGCCGCACCCGCCGTCAAAGCCGATGAAAAACCCCGGAACCCCGTCGCCGCCGTCGTCAACGGCAAGGAGATCAGCCGTGACGCCCTGAACCGGGAACTCACCCTGGTCACCCATCGCCTCGCCGGTCAGGGACAGAACATCGACAAGGATCAACTCGAGAAGATCGAAGGCAACGTCCTGAACAACATGATCGACCGGGAACTGCTGTATCAGGATGCCCTGAAGAACGGCATCAAGCCCGATGACAAGGCGGTCGACACCCAGATGGACACGATGAAGAGCAACTTCCCGGGAGACGCCGAATACCGGCAGGCCCTCGAGATGATGAAGACCACCGAGGCCGACCTCAGGACCAACATCGCCCAGAGCATGGTCATCCAGCAGCTCATCGAATCCAGAATCGCACCCGGAATCGAGATCACCGACGCTCAGAGCAAGTCATTTTACGACACGAACCCCCAATTCTTCAAAAAGCCCGAACAGATCAAGGCCAGCCATATCCTGATCAAGGCCGACGCCTCGGCCGGTGAAGCGGACAAGGCCGCCGCACGAAAGAAGATCGAGGAGATTCAGGACAAGCTCAAGAAGGGCGAAAAATTCGACGCGCTGGCCAAACAATATTCCGAAGACCCGAGCAGCGCTCAGGGCGGGGACCTGGGCTATTTTTCCCGCGGGCAGATGGTCAAACCTTTCGAAGAAACCGCTTTCGCCATGAAAAAGGGCGACGTGAGCGACATCGTCGTGACCCAGTTCGGCTATCACCTGATTCAGGTGATGGACAAAAAGCCGGAATCGACCACCGCCTATGATGAAGCCAAGCCCCGAATCGGCGAGCACCTGAAACGCGAAAAGATGATCGAGGCGATCAACGTCTATATCGAGAAGCTCAAGGCCGACGCCAAGATTGAAATCCTCCCGTAA